From one Anaerotruncus rubiinfantis genomic stretch:
- a CDS encoding NADH-dependent [FeFe] hydrogenase, group A6, with product MIHLTINGKAIEAPDGATILEAARLYNIGIPSLCHLKDIHTYGSCRICVVEVEGMKNLAASCIVKAKEGMVVHTHSSKVRAARKVLYELLLSDHPKDCLNCTRNQNCELQELGYTLGVTESRLSGEMSPAKVDVSPSITRDTSKCVLCRRCVTVCNRIQEVGAIGAQNRGFATVVSPAMGLPLDSTACAMCGQCTVVCPTGALTETDGLSKVWAALENPAKRVVVQVAPAVRAALGEEFGLPAGTLVTGKMASALHEIGFDDVFDTDFAADLTIIEEGTELLGRLSAALTGGEAALPMLTSCSPGWIKHIEHKYPAQLGHLSSCKSPHTMLGALAKSFYAEKIGRKPEEMFVVSVMPCTAKKYEIQRPEMGQNGIPDVDAVLTTRELARMIKASGIDFLNLPEGGFDRPLGLSTGAADIFGVTGGVMEAALRTVYELVTGRELPFDGLHVTPIVGLEQVKTASLTIEGALPDFAHLEGVTVRIAVTSGLAGADILMDQIAAGKSPYHFVEVMGCPGGCINGGGQPRPKEEGYREKRAAALYREDEGKPMRKSHENPDITALYEEYLGAANGHLAHELLHTHYVPRGLYNQLVR from the coding sequence ATGATCCATTTGACAATCAACGGAAAAGCCATCGAGGCGCCGGACGGCGCGACAATTCTGGAGGCCGCCCGCCTGTATAACATCGGCATCCCGAGCCTCTGCCATCTGAAAGATATTCATACCTACGGCTCCTGCCGCATCTGTGTGGTTGAGGTGGAGGGGATGAAAAACCTTGCGGCTTCCTGCATTGTGAAGGCGAAGGAGGGGATGGTGGTCCACACCCATTCCTCCAAAGTGCGCGCGGCGCGTAAGGTGCTCTACGAGCTACTGCTTTCCGACCATCCCAAGGACTGCCTGAACTGTACCCGAAACCAGAACTGCGAATTGCAGGAGCTCGGCTATACGCTCGGCGTAACCGAATCCCGTCTTTCGGGGGAGATGTCCCCGGCCAAGGTGGACGTTTCCCCGTCCATCACCCGCGATACATCAAAGTGTGTGCTCTGCCGCCGGTGCGTGACCGTCTGCAACCGTATCCAGGAGGTCGGCGCGATAGGCGCCCAGAACCGCGGCTTTGCAACGGTGGTGAGTCCGGCGATGGGGCTGCCGCTCGATTCTACCGCCTGCGCCATGTGCGGACAATGCACCGTCGTCTGTCCGACCGGCGCGCTCACCGAAACCGACGGCCTTTCCAAAGTCTGGGCAGCGCTCGAAAACCCTGCGAAGCGGGTCGTCGTGCAGGTCGCGCCCGCCGTGCGCGCCGCGCTGGGCGAGGAATTCGGCCTGCCCGCCGGGACGCTCGTCACCGGGAAAATGGCTTCGGCGCTGCATGAAATCGGTTTTGACGATGTGTTCGACACCGACTTCGCGGCTGACCTGACCATCATCGAGGAGGGCACCGAGCTGCTCGGGCGGCTCAGTGCGGCCCTCACCGGCGGCGAAGCCGCACTGCCGATGCTCACCTCCTGTTCGCCTGGCTGGATCAAGCACATCGAGCATAAATATCCGGCGCAGCTTGGTCATCTTTCCTCCTGCAAAAGCCCGCACACGATGCTCGGCGCGCTGGCCAAAAGCTTCTATGCCGAGAAAATCGGCAGGAAACCCGAGGAAATGTTCGTCGTTTCGGTGATGCCCTGCACCGCCAAGAAATATGAGATCCAACGTCCGGAGATGGGACAAAACGGCATCCCGGATGTGGACGCGGTGCTCACCACCCGGGAGCTTGCCCGGATGATCAAGGCCTCCGGCATCGATTTTTTGAACCTGCCAGAGGGCGGCTTCGACCGGCCGCTCGGCTTGTCGACCGGCGCGGCGGACATCTTCGGCGTGACCGGCGGCGTCATGGAGGCCGCGCTGCGCACCGTCTATGAGCTGGTGACCGGGCGGGAGCTGCCGTTCGACGGGTTACACGTCACCCCGATTGTAGGTCTTGAGCAGGTCAAAACCGCTTCGCTCACCATTGAGGGAGCCTTGCCGGATTTTGCGCATCTGGAGGGCGTGACCGTGCGGATCGCCGTCACAAGCGGCCTTGCGGGCGCGGATATCCTGATGGACCAGATCGCGGCGGGAAAGTCGCCTTACCACTTCGTCGAAGTCATGGGCTGCCCGGGCGGCTGCATCAATGGCGGCGGCCAGCCGCGTCCCAAAGAGGAGGGCTACCGCGAGAAACGCGCGGCGGCGCTCTACCGCGAGGACGAAGGAAAGCCGATGCGCAAAAGTCACGAAAACCCCGATATCACCGCGCTTTACGAGGAATATCTTGGTGCGGCGAACGGGCATCTGGCCCATGAGCTGCTGCATACCCATTATGTCCCGCGCGGGCTCTATAACCAACTGGTGCGCTGA